One genomic segment of Gasterosteus aculeatus chromosome 6, fGasAcu3.hap1.1, whole genome shotgun sequence includes these proteins:
- the slc35f3b gene encoding solute carrier family 35 member F3 isoform X2: MKKHSARVAPLSACNSPVLTLTKVEGEDRPRENVVGTTDPQAAAGAAGADSGSSKRKLHCCIRVTTVQVRKALWGVVMVICVCSSWAGSTQLAKLTFKQFDAPFTLTWFATSWNCLFFPLYYIGHMCKSPERQTPRQRFRECCRFFGDDGLTPKVFFTKMAPFGLLWILTNYLYLQALRKINTTDVSALFCCNKAFVFLLSWIVLRDRFMGVRIVAAILAIAGIVMMTYADGFHSHSVIGITLVVASASMSALYKVLFKMVLGSAKFGEAALFLSIVGSANFVFISFVPVILYFTHVEYTSSLADIPWAFLCGVAGLQFAFNVLVNFGIAMTYPKLISLGIVLSVPVNAMVDLYTCEINFNTVRLIAVFIICLGFLMLLLPEDWDQCIIQLSTKLRKRDEPAEGSVEAGATTGLNWRGRARTSMSTFAH, from the exons gCGAAGACCGCCCCAGGGAGAATGTGGTGGGCACCACGGACCCACAGGCGGCCGCCGGAGCGGCGGGAGCGGACTCCGGCTCCAGCAAGCGGAAGCTCCACTGCTGCATCCGAGTGACCACCGTGCAGGTGCGGAAGGCCCTGTGGGGGGTCGTCATGGTGATATGCGTGTGCTCCTCCTGGGCCGGCTCCACCCAGCTGGCCAAGCTGACCTTCAAGCAGTTTGACGCCCCCTTCACCCTCACCTGGTTCGCCACCTCCTGGAACTGCCTCTTCTTCCCCCTCTACTACATCGGCCATATGTGCAAGAGTCCAGAGAGGCAGACGCCCAGACAGAGATTCAG GGAGTGCTGTAGGTTTTTCGGGGACGACGGGCTCACACCCAAGGTGTTTTTCACCAAGATGGCTCCGTTCGGCCTGCTGTGGATCCTCACCAACTACCTGTACCTGCAGGCCCTCAGGAAGATCAACACAACGGACGTGTCGGCGCTCTTCTGTTGTAACAAGGCCTttgtcttcctgctgtcctGGATCGTACTCAGAGACCGCTTCATGGGGGTCAGG ATAGTAGCGGCTATCTTGGCCATAGCAGGAATCGTAATGATGACGTATGCTGATGGATTCCACAGCCATTCAGTCATCGGCATTACTTTAGTCGTGGCCTCTGCTTCGATGTCAGCGCTCTACAAG GTGCTCTTCAAGATGGTCCTGGGCAGTGCTAAATTTGGAGAGGCTGCACTCTTTCTGAGCATTGTCGGAAGCGCCAACTTTGTCTTCATCAGCTTCGTGCCGGTCATCCTGTATTTCACACACGTGGAGTACACCAGCTCACTCGCAGACATCCCCTGGGCCTTCCTCTGCGGGGTCGCAGGCCTGCAGTTCG CTTTCAACGTCCTGGTGAACTTCGGCATTGCGATGACGTACCCAAAATTAATCTCCCTTGGTATCGTCCTAAGTGTTCCTGTAAATGCCA TGGTGGACCTCTACACGTGTGAAATTAACTTCAACACAGTGCGCCTCATTGCCGTGTTCATCATTTGCCTGGGTTTCCTCATGCTGCTGTTACCCGAGGACTGGGACCAGTGCATCATCCAGCTCAGCACCAAGCTGCGCAAGCGGGACgagccagcagagggcagcgtaGAGGCAGGCGCCACCACGGGGCTCAACTGGAGGGGAAGAGCCAGGACCTCCATGTCAACATTTGCACATTGA
- the LOC120821138 gene encoding 5-hydroxytryptamine receptor 1F yields MEDLDGSWSVSLQAAVANASWTEGAGRGLSRQTQLVLETVMVLMCLCAVTGNILVIIIVAATKTFHSVTSVLIMNLAISDLLVAVGVMPFVALSIMNRGWVECTDLCLYVGYTSSVYCTASVLTLAAIALDRYHSIVDCLLYSSRCTPWRTGCVVMWIWLQAVVTSCPPLLGWSSVSYVVPMFNCAVKWSSSPSYTAFMAALSYLIPAVVILFCYVNIVKVARGHARRIHTLEDSVQRARDPGAARCGSSSSSLIYHVSGRFVSEVSRDESTQAAAQRNDPSSRSSFSFLAHGASRPPPQSPHQNQHGHHGLVRLFLVIAAFFLCWTPYMAVALVQATETAISGRSRLVPHSAVTFSYWLVLLNSDINPLLYALLSKRFQGAFQRLAEKVRARLGRALGREVGVRAGGGGGSDGGPCTRTPTHLSVPPSSSESSSCDVSRRSSSVFTVSTGFQHHSGSGSFSVWQEAGGEGGADCLRVPPQPKEGGRLPFSALTEERQATFFYGQITVRVEHDVC; encoded by the exons ATGGAAGACCTGGACGGCTCCTGGTCGGTGTCCCTGCAGGCGGCAGTGGCCAACGCCAGCTGGACGGAGGGCGCGGGGCGCGGTTTGTCCAGGCAGACCCAGCTGGTTCTGGAGACCGTCATGGTGCTGATGTGTTTGTGCGCTGTGACAG GGAACATCCTTGTCATCATCATCGTGGCTGCAACCAAGACCTTCCACTCGGTGACGTCAGTGCTGATCATGAACCTGGCCATCAGTGACCTCCTGGTGGCCGTCGGGGTCATGCCCTTTGTGGCTCTGTCCATCATGAACCGCGGCTGGGTGGAGTGCACC GACCTCTGTCTGTACGTCGGTTACACCTCCTCCGTGTACTGCACGGCCTCCGTGCTCACGTTGGCGGCCATTGCCCTCGACCGCTACCACTCCATCGTGGACTGCCTGCTGTACAGCTCGCGCTGCACTCCGTGGAGAACCGGCTGCGTGGTCATGTGGATCTGGCTGCAAGCTGTGGTGACCAGCTGCCCCCCACTGCTGGGCTGGAGCTCCGTCAGCTACGTGGTGCCCATGTTCAACTGCGCGGTCAAATGGTCCAGCAGTCCCAGCTACACGGCCTTCATGGCGGCCCTGTCGTACCTCATCCCGGCCGTGGTCATCCTCTTCTGCTACGTGAACATCGTCAAGGTGGCCCGCGGCCACGCGCGCAGGATCCACACGTTAGAGGACTCGGTGCAGCGCGCCAGGGACCCGGGCGCCGCGCGCTGTGggagcagctcctccagtctCATCTATCACGTGAGCGGGCGGTTTGTGTCCGAGGTCAGCAGAGATGAATCCACGCAGGCTGCGGCGCAGCGGAATGACCCTTCGTCCAGGagttccttctccttcctcgcGCACGGGGCCTCCAGGCCGCCGCCCCAGAGCCCCCACCAGAACCAGCACGGCCACCACGGACTAGTGCGCCTCTTCCTGGTCATCGCAGCCTTTTTCCTCTGCTGGACACCTTACATGGCCGTGGCTCTGGTCCAGGCCACAGAGACCGCGATCTCGGGCCGATCCAGACTCGTGCCCCACTCCGCCGTGACCTTCTCGTACTGGCTGGTGCTGCTGAACTCTGACATCAACCCGCTGCTTTACGCGCTGCTCAGCAAGCGTTTCCAGGGCGCCTTTCAGCGTCTGGCGGAGAAAGTAAGAGCCCGCCTGGGACGCGCGCTGGGCCGGGAAGTTGGGGTCAGAGCTGGGGGCGGCGGTGGCAGTGACGGCGGCCCCTGCACCCGGACCCCCACCCACCTAAGTGTGCCGCCATCCAGCTCAGAGAGTTCAAGCTGCGACGTCTCCCGGCGTTCCTCCTCCGTTTTTACCGTGAGCACCGGCTTCCAGCACCACTCTGGCTCCGGGTCCTTCTCGGTGTGGCAGGAGGccggaggggaagggggggcggactGCCTGCGGGTCCCCCCCCAGCCGAAGGAGGGCGGCAGGCTGCCTTTCTCTGCTCTGACTGAGGAGCGTCAGGCCACTTTCTTCTACGGACAGATCACGGTCAGGGTGGAGCACGATGTGTGTTAG
- the tarbp1 gene encoding tRNA (guanosine(18)-2'-O)-methyltransferase TARBP1 encodes MHSVLVNAVLSSSPDLLLLFESLTWPSDSWPETERVEALTAFIEGLAPLLAESDTTRLSAAKRSSVMAQIDSVVWTRCLPLLAKISAEAGEGTRCRESTAAACRLLSVCAPLCDRAVPGRVALSVLPSLRQDREGEEGAPGPGRLSAEVASEVVAALVPSLAADEQLTLITLSSALSCVKTLPDAMVSKIVVRLLLTVLSCCGGAILTRVLKLVLEDMCSWHRAARTHVVAERTLLCLTALSEHLLKPHSPPSSPSSPHREVDPRVSVQFWRMVQDGLTHRDSVSRKRALYLLKMCVSLSEEEGLRCPLSPSEEDEILFKWEPSRSKLLREFWEDFALVMETLEENQIHVVRPVLNRIDTLIQTTVNEGQVFFHPSWLLCVYQRMFHSENKALMREGVCHLLELQVLQQPAFALAFSQFIVGPFMDVLSETSLFHKSVGQSVGDCPELGAKLQVFMVTFFTSLPSEHRGRMLLQMIRQLCSKHWCAAPLLFLCQALSELPPGPLLGIEGLAALREVLCCTVITHQVLLRGATQCFLLSGALRLIDVSAVTLDDVFSFLVHFRADESLSRGTQIWNQLCSWLLDNEGSFKPRIMDGDSTGASPKKETVRGYVQSEVHSYLRVAASAGHTERVPDSREADKLSRAVLLCVDMERNQPGDKIDTTLESLLSPLLDTLSRVSTNIYLPLRKSDKSLQLLLRLFQLGGAASCERAGEERADDVMVAMERLIYKLADPIHEFILRRLLGELQEPFDVERAELYLCVLRQMVVLYKSTPQHHSKTQQTYFPKLITCSLKVLQEPNQQILSVANQVARAVAMASLATLCGLLEQEVIGVQPETLSALKSLNDYFYSLVSSSCQSLGNLNKRLQKPKTGDDLGDAGVQGGQLQDWGRIAANFMRDQWICLSFLIKAFGVPESVEISNRRDTLKAAVSCAVEALALLPSGLVLPVLSFMETVLPQLLLHEEALCVEAVTLTWELVQGLSTNALDFWPALKGFISMAFHRNLLQLTDALAPTLLAALKQIATELMELSQSKSGVLGVLLQHCCHTWLPADGHAGDAAVFSTAFSHINILAEACVFGPVFRRDQRLIQDVQMYVERLGEECAANVAVTSDNRDDQLPRTCVLAFLSRLDPSNLQHERLMEELVMNLLKKDNDISKSKVRYYSNSLQHRIKNRVWQSLLLLLPKLREEFVATVLNCVFEAGFCSNHASVKYLIEWMMILILVHYPHHMDGFWACFTRVSSLSGSLPTRKHCITGEIVELFSSIPAQDHKTKTSICTFLSVLVHFNVIIPHLKDKALHLRKALDIILQWCFNHNFSVRLYALLALKRVWSLAGFQAEEGADELRGMSTVILACLNQAEAMQSTGNANKNWTRIQEHFFFGAFDPISDYSVETIFYTFPSLSEMADEEWIPPWKFEKLLCFSESPSFPLRNPSPDLSQLQPGDWIQQDKGDQNKEERWAEVQKKITPWRLGIQEQEPELQLVPQQRAARLGKLHGALLVVASLIDKPTNLGGLCRTCEIFGASTLVLDSLRHVSDKHFQSLSVSSELWLPLLEVKPMELTDFLQVKKSEGYCIVGVEQTANSRSLQDYRFPEKTLLLLGNEREGIPANLLQMFDVCVEIPQQGVTRSLNVHVSAALLIWEYTRQHLASGSAEVDSKPEN; translated from the exons ATGCATTCCGTTTTAGTCAACGCGGTGCTGTCCAGCTCCCCCGACCTCCTCCTTTTGTTCGAGTCTCTGACTTGGCCGAGCGACTCGTGGCCGGAGACCGAGCGCGTGGAGGCGCTGACCGCTTTCATCGAAGGGCTCGCGCCGCTTCTAGCGGAGTCGGACACCACTCGCCTCTCAGCGGCGAAGAGGAGCTCCGTAATGGCTCAAATCGACTCGGTGGTTTGGACCCGGTGTCTGCCGCTTCTCGCCAAAATATCTGCGGAAGCCGGCGAGGGCACGCGGTGCCGGGAGAGCACCGCCGCCGCCTGCAGGCTGCTGAGTGTCTGCGCCCCGCTGTGCGACCGCGCTGTGCCGGGGCGAGTGGCCCTCTCGGTCCTGCCGTCGCTCCGGCAGGAccgagagggggaggagggcgcgCCCGGTCCGGGGCGACTCAGCGCGGAGGTGGCCAGCGAAGTCGTGGCCGCCCTCGTGCCTTCTCTGGCGGCGGACGAGCAGCTGACGCTCATCACCTTGTCGTCCGCCTTGTCCTGCGTCAAAACGCTGCCCGACGCGATGGTGTCCAAGATCGTGGTCCGGCTCCTCTTGACGGTGCTCAGCTGCTGCGGCGGCGCGATCTTGACCCGCGTCCTCAAGCTGGTCCTGGAGGACATGTGCAGCTGGCACCGCGCCGCCCGCACACACGTGGTGGCGGAGCGGACACTGCTGTGTTTGACCGCCCTGTCGGAGCACCTGCTGAAGCCCCACAGCCCCCCatcatccccctcctccccccaccgcgAGGTGGACCCTCGCGTGTCCGTGCAGTTCTGGAGGATGGTTCAGGACGGACTGACGCACAGGGACAGCGTGTCACGGAAGAGGGCGTTGTACCTGCTCAAGATGTGCGTGTCcctgtcggaggaggaggggctgcgCTGCCCCCTCTCTCCATCCGAGGAAG ATGAGATCTTGTTCAAATGGGAGCCGAGCAGGAGTAAGCTGCTGAGAGAGTTCTGGGAGGACTTCGCGCTGGTGATGGAGACCctggaggagaaccag ATTCACGTCGTCCGGCCAGTTCTTAACAGAATAGACACGTTGATCCAAACCACAGTAAATGAGGGCCAAG TCTTCTTCCACCCCtcctggctgctgtgtgtgtaccAGCGGATGTTCCACAGTGAGAATAAAGCCCTGATGAGAGAGGGAGTGTGTCatctgctggagctgcaggtcctccagcagccaGCCTTCGCTTTGGCCTTTTCTCAG TTCATCGTTGGCCCTTTTATGGATGTTCTGTCCGAAACGTCGCTCTTTCACAA GTCCGTTGGGCAGAGCGTAGGAGATTGTCCTGAGCTTGGAGCTAAACTGCAGGTCTTCATGGTCACGTTCTTCACCAGTTTACCGTCAGAGCACagag GCCGGATGTTGCTGCAGATGATTCGGCAGCTGTGCTCTAAGCACTGGTGTGCGGcgccgctcctcttcctctgccaaGCTCTCTCCGAGCTGCCGCCGGGTCCCCTGCTGGGGATCGAGGGGCTCGCTGCTCTCAG GGAGGTGCTGTGCTGCACCGTGATCACTCATCAGGTCCTGCTGAGAGGCGCCACTCAGTGCTTCTTGCTGAGCGGCGCCCTCCGTCTCATAGATGTG AGCGCAGTGACCCTCGACGATGTTTTTAGTTTCTTGGTGCATTTTCGTGCAGACGAGTCACTTTCTAGAGGGACGCAGATTTGGAATCAG TTGTGTTCCTGGCTTTTGGACAATGAGGGTAGTTTCAAGCCCAGGATAATGGACGGAGATTCCACTGGTGCTTCCCCCAAGAAAGAAACCGTAAGAGGCTACGTCCAAAGCGAGGTGCACTCTTATCTCCGAGTCGCGGCTAGCGCGG GTCACACCGAGAGGGTACCGGACTCCAGAGAGGCCGATAAGTTGAGCAGGGCCGTGCTCCTGTGTGTGGACATGGAGCGGAATCAACCCGGAGACAAGATCGATACCACTCTGGAGTCACTGCTGTCTCCGCTGCTGGACACCTTGAGCCGAGTCAGCACCAATATCTACCTGCCACTGCGCAAGAGCGACAAgagcctgcagctcctgctgcgACTGTTCCAGCTCGGAGGGGCAGCAAGCTGTGAGCGCGCTGGAGAGGAGCGAG CGGATGACGTtatggttgccatggagaggCTAATTTATAAACTCGCCGATCCAATCCATGAGTTCATTTTGAGGCGGCTCCTCGGAGAGCTGCAGGAG CCCTTTGACGTGGAGCGGGCCGAACTCTATCTGTGTGTCCTGAGACAGATGGTGGTCCTGTACAAATCCACACCACAGCACCACAGTAAAACCCAGCAGACCTATTTCCCTAAACTCATCACGTGCAGCCTCAAGGTGCTGCAGGAACCAAACCAGCAG ATCCTCTCTGTGGCAAACCAGGTGGCCAGAGCGGTGGCTATGGCGTCCCTGGCCACCTTATGTGGTCTGTTGGAGCAAGAAGTGATTGGCGTGCAACCGGAGACCCTTTCTGCTTTGAAGTCACTGAATGATTACTTCTACAGTCTGGTGTCGTCTTCCTGCCAAAGTCTGGGGAACTTAAATAAACGACTGCAAAAACCAAAAACGGGAGACGATTTGGG tgacGCAGGAGTGCAGGGGGGCCAGCTACAGGACTGGGGCCGCATAGCCGCCAATTTTATGCGGGACCAGTGGATTTGTCTGAGCTTCCTGATTAAAGCTTTCGGGGTTCCTGAGTCCGTAGAGATTTCCAACCGCCGGGATACTCTTAAGGCTGCTGTGAGCTGCGCGGTGGAGGCCTTGGCGCTGCTGCCCAGTGGCCTGGTGCTGCCTGTGCTCTCCTTTATGGAGACAGTGTTGCCACAA TTGCTGCTTCATGAGGAGGCCTTGTGTGTGGAGGCCGTGACTCTGACCTGGGAGCTGGTGCAGGGGCTGAGCACTAACGCCCTGGACTTCTGGCCGGCCCTCAAAGGCTTCATCTCCATGGCCTTCCACCGAAACCTGCTGCAGCTGACGGACGCGTTGGCGCCGACACTTCTGGCCGCCTTGAAACAG ATTGCCACGGAGTTGATGGAGCTGTCTCAGTCGAAGAGCGGAGTGCTCGGCGTGCTGCTTCAACACTGCTGTCACACGTGGCTGCCCGCGGACGGGCACGCCGGCGACGCCGCTGTGTTTTCTACCGCTTTCAGCCACATCAACATACTCGCTGAGGCTTGTGTCTTCGGCCCAGTCTTTAGGAGAGATCAACG GCTTATCCAGGATGTCCAAATGTATGTGGAGCGACTTGGTGAAGAGTGTGCTGCCAATGTCGCAGTGACAAG TGATAACAGGGACGACCAGCTGCCGCGCACATGTGTGCTAGCTTTCCTCAGCCGCTTGGATCCCTCTAATCTGCAGCATGAAAGACTGATGGAGGAACTAGTGATGAATTTGTTAAAAAAG GATAATGACATATCAAAGTCAAAAGTGCGTTACTATAGCAACTCCCTGCAACATCGTATCAAAAACAGAGTCTGGcaatcactgctgctgctgctgcccaaaCTCCGGGAG gAGTTTGTGGCCACTGTGCTGAACTGTGTGTTTGAAGCTGGATTCTGCAGTAACCATGCCTCAGTCAAATACCTGATCGAATGGATGATGATCCTGATCCTCGTCCACTATCCACATCACATGGACGGCTTCTGGGCCTGCTTCACCAGGGTGAGCTCCCTCTCTGGTTCCCTACCAACCAGAAAACACTGCATCACTGGGGAAATCGTTGAATTATTCAGTTCTATTCCTGCACAGGATCACAAGACCAAGACAAGCATCTGCACCTTCTTGTCAGTCCTGGTACATTTCAATGTCATCATTCCTCATCTCAAGGACAAG GCCCTGCATTTGCGCAAAGCACTGGACATCATCCTGCAGTGGTGTTTCAACCACAACTTCAGTGTGCGTCTGTATGCCCTGCTGGCCCTGAAGAGGGTCTGGAGCTTGGCGGGGTTCCAGGCAGAGGAAGGAGCCGATGAGTTGAGAGGAATGTCCACTGTGATCCTGGCCTGCCTGAACCAGGCCGAGGCCATGCAGAGCACCGG AAACGCCAACAAGAACTGGACAAGGATTCAGGAGCACTTCTTCTTTGGGGCCTTCGATCCTATCAGTGATTACAGTGTTGAG ACCATTTTCTACACCTTCCCCAGTCTGTCCGAGATGGCCGATGAGGAGTGGATTCCACCGTGGAAGTTTGAGaaactgttgtgtttctctGAAAGTCCATCTTTTCCCTTGAGAAACCCGTCTCCTGACCTGAGTCAGCTCCAGCCCGGAGACTGGATCCAGCAAGACAAAG GCGACCAGAATAAGGAGGAACGCTGGGCCGAGGTGCAGAAGAAGATCACGCCCTGGAGGTTAGGGATTCAGGAGCAGGAGCCCGAACTTCAGCTGGTTCCACAACAGCGGGCTGCTCGACTGGGCAAACTGCACGGTGCCCTGCTGGTGGTGGCCTCGCTTATCGACAAGCCCACCAATCTAGGAG GTCTGTGCAGGACCTGTGAGATCTTTGGTGCCAGCACTCTGGTTCTGGACAGCCTCCGCCACGTCAGTGACAAACACTTTCAGTCCCTGAGCGTCTCATCTGAGCTGTGGCTTCCTCTGTTAGAG GTGAAGCCAATGGAGCTCACTGACTTCCTGCAGGTAAAGAAGAGTGAAGGCTACTGTATTGTCGGAGTGGAGCAGACTGCTAACAGTCGGAGCCTCCAGGACTACCGGTTCCCTGAGAAGACCCTGTTGCTTTTGGG CAATGAACGCGAAGGTATTCCTGCCAATTTACTTCAAATGTTTGATGTGTGCGTGGAGATCCCTCAACAAGGAGTCACCCGCTCGCTCAACGTGCACGTGAGCGCTGCCCTGCTGATTTGGGAATACACGCGGCAACATCTCGCCTCCGGCTCCGCTGAAGTTGACTCAAAACCTGAAAACTGA
- the LOC120821140 gene encoding LOW QUALITY PROTEIN: FERM domain-containing protein 6 (The sequence of the model RefSeq protein was modified relative to this genomic sequence to represent the inferred CDS: deleted 1 base in 1 codon) has protein sequence MSNSMKQERTICVLLPNKDQLDITFGPKTSGQDVLNRVAERLGIKQLHFFGLTVVRDNEHIFLDLEEKITKYFPKEWMQDFGKGLLKRPLPLVLCLKVQYYIENGRLFCERKARHLYYSDLRERVLRSECRQQEEVYFQLAGYALQASLGDHHLPREGMEVTPYFEPKEYFPPWILSKRGPDYLLCHGPKVHQELWGMSTREAMLLFIKEACRLEDVPVTFYRLQKDKKAEKGTALLGLTLRGMQVYQEVNNMRQMLYNFPWSNVGRLTFLGKKFEIQPDGLPSARKLVYYTGSSFRSRHLLLHLSSSHRLYLSLQPALKHIRKLEEGEDKKRYRESYISDDLDMDPPGSESSPGLSRRSTSSSGIEADARQHSLSAEMGSMEEEGQRQAENCLGSAASRGSARTSGFHTGRRARIEDEGWQEEEIKSDIGSPKGVLVDSPDEMFQLADLLEGVSVDCSELSSETLASDSDGDLKKLRNRDTLKQMVKYRAQVCVDRHSQSIDDVSLFPPAASLGTTLPPDSSHSYTCGLPGASTNTKTPVEQSDYPLLHCQAKPSGFGRRASNCLSLDMLSDERFLEFIL, from the exons ACAATGAGCACATCTTTTTAGACTTGGAGGAGAAAATCACTAAGTACTTTCCTAAGGAATGGATGCAGGATTTTGGAAAG GGACTACTGAAGAGGCCGCTGCCACTGGTGCTCTGCCTCAAAGTGCAGTACTACATAGAAAACGGAAGACTCTTTTG TGAACGTAAGGCACGGCACCTCTACTACTCCGACTTGCGGGAGCGGGTGCTCCGCTCTGAATgccggcagcaggaggaggtgtaCTTCCAGCTGGCAGGTTACGCCCTGCAGGCCAGTCTCGGTGACCACCATCTGCCCAGGGAGGGGATGGAGGTCACGCCTTACTTCGAACCCAAGGAGTACTTCCCCCCTTGG ATTTTATCTAAGCGTGGACCGGACTACCTCCTCTGCCATGGGCCCAAGGTGCATCAGGAGCTGTGGGGCATGTCTACTCGGGAAGccatgctgctcttcatcaaggaGGCCTGTCGACTGGAGGACGTGCCCGTCACGTTTTACAGACTGCAGAAG GACAAAAAGGCAGAGAAAGGAACGGCGTTACTCGGCCTGACCCTACGAGGAATGCAAGTTTATCAG gAGGTAAACAACATGCGACAGATGCTGTACAACTTCCCCTGGTCAAACGTGGGGCGTCTCACCTTCCTG GGCAAGAAATTCGAGATCCAGCCAGATGGTTTGCCATCAGCCAGGAAGCTGGTTTACTACACCGGGTCATCGTTTCGCTCtcgccacctcctcctgcacctGAGCAGCAGCCATCGCCTCTACCTCAGCCTCCAGCCTGCCCTCAAACACATACGcaagctggaggagggagaag ataAAAAGCGTTACAGAGAGTCATACATTAGTGATGACCTGGACATGGACCCCCCCGGCAGCGAGAGCAGCCCGGGTCTGTCCCGACGCTCGACCAGCAGCTCCGGGATTGAAGCCGATGCCCGTCAACACAGCCTCTCCGCCGAGATGGGCTCCATGGAGGAGGAAGGTCAACGGCAAGCGGAGAATTGTTTGGGCTCCGCGGCCAGCCGTGGCAGCGCCCGCACCTCTGGGTTCCACACGGGCCGCAGGGCTCGAATAGAAGACGAGGGGTGGCAAGAGGAAG AGATCAAAAGCGATATTGGAAGTCCAAAGGGGGTCCTCGTGGATTCTCCTGATGAGATGTTCCAGTTGGCTGATCTTCTGGAAGGAGTGTCAGTGGATTGTTCAGAACTCTCCTCGGAGACTCTCGCGTCGG ACAGTGACGGAGACCTCAAAAAATTACGTAACAGGGATACTTTAAAACAG ATGGTAAAATATAGGGCACAAGTTTGCGTGGACCGCCACAGTCAAAGCATAGATGACGTAAGTCTGTTTCCCCCTGCGGCATCCCTGGGGACGACACTGCCGCCCGACTCCTCCCACAGCTACACCTGTGGCCTCCCGGGTGCCtcgacaaacacaaagacc CCCGTTGAGCAAAGCGATTACCCTCTTTTGCACTGTCAAGCCAAACCTTCCGGCTTTGGCCGCAGGGCCAGCAACTGCCTCTCTCTGGACATGTTAAGTGACGAACGGTTCCTGGAATTCATACTTTGA